A section of the Roseivirga sp. BDSF3-8 genome encodes:
- a CDS encoding DnaJ C-terminal domain-containing protein yields MDYKDYYKILGVKKDASPEEIKKAYRKLAVKYHPDKNQGDPQAEDRFKDVTEAHEVLSNPENRKMYDRLGANWKQYKNAGYDPSQGGNGNPFGQFGGGGGGYTYQGDPSDFFGGGGGGFSDFFERFFGGTAGGAGFGGGAGGRAGFRGGGFSQDMPGADLQGDLHISLSEAYNGTERMVNTSEKKLNVKIRPGAYDGLKLRIKAKGQAGPTGKRGDLYLTVNVHGDPRFERKGDDLHARVPMDMFTAMLGGKQEVETMTGRVSLTIPEGTQSGKKVRLKGKGMPVYNGSGHGDLYITFELAVPNKLTREQKELVEKLRDSVQGQPA; encoded by the coding sequence ATGGATTACAAAGATTACTATAAAATACTGGGCGTGAAGAAAGACGCCAGCCCGGAGGAAATAAAGAAAGCCTACCGTAAGCTGGCTGTTAAGTATCACCCCGATAAGAACCAGGGGGATCCACAGGCTGAGGACCGCTTTAAAGACGTAACCGAAGCGCATGAGGTACTCAGTAATCCTGAGAACAGAAAAATGTATGACAGGCTGGGGGCAAACTGGAAGCAGTATAAGAATGCCGGCTATGATCCCTCACAGGGAGGTAATGGCAACCCCTTTGGCCAATTTGGCGGTGGGGGAGGTGGCTATACCTACCAGGGCGACCCTTCTGACTTCTTTGGAGGCGGAGGCGGTGGCTTCAGCGACTTCTTCGAAAGGTTCTTTGGCGGCACTGCCGGAGGAGCTGGTTTTGGGGGCGGAGCCGGAGGACGCGCTGGTTTCAGAGGCGGAGGATTCAGCCAGGATATGCCCGGGGCTGACTTGCAGGGTGATTTGCATATAAGTCTCTCCGAGGCCTATAATGGTACGGAGCGTATGGTGAATACCAGTGAGAAAAAGCTTAATGTTAAGATCAGGCCTGGTGCTTATGACGGGCTTAAGCTGAGAATCAAAGCCAAAGGGCAGGCGGGACCTACGGGTAAGCGTGGAGACCTGTACCTCACAGTGAATGTACACGGCGACCCAAGGTTTGAGCGCAAGGGAGATGACCTGCATGCCAGGGTACCGATGGATATGTTTACGGCGATGCTGGGAGGCAAGCAGGAGGTGGAAACCATGACCGGACGTGTAAGTCTCACTATTCCGGAAGGCACCCAAAGCGGTAAGAAAGTAAGGCTGAAGGGAAAAGGTATGCCTGTATATAATGGCTCCGGGCACGGTGATCTCTATATCACCTTCGAGCTGGCCGTACCTAACAAGCTGACCAGGGAGCAAAAAGAGTTGGTAGAAAAATTAAGGGATAGCGTACAGGGGCAACCTGCATGA
- a CDS encoding OprD family outer membrane porin, protein MSKHLVTLLLLWGAFLLTCPAPAQHMVAPHTQREEGYRAETLHTYEPGDSEQGSTDSTLSIRTFFTKGHFEGHIRNYTMATTNKGALSDYWSNATGGAVHYTTATYHGLQLGVAWIFTFHTLGPDLTTPDSISGKLPKWELELYDVSRPGVGKDLDRLEELWLYYERPRWNIRIGKQNINKGPLLLARDGRMKPFVYRGVWMQGTPAKGHRLTLGGIDKVSPRGFTEWYSLTEAIGLAGMGVTPEGEPSAYHEQVETKGLLVAGYENTVLPGIRLSYWSYYLHNLFTMQWAQVDYHHEGLILGAQLACQQPQKAQRNQEQTTRYMQPNERGVVASVQAGWQGDHIHLTAAALRSFSEGRFLWPKELGREDFYVSQPRAWIDGLGDAKVYSLKGVYKGLPHGGWNMKLQLSRYDLPAADELNKYRRPSFYQVLAEAGYTFGGRLKGLELTFLYIGRYSPAEETPALAQNFYRTNFHHLNLVTNIVF, encoded by the coding sequence ATGAGCAAACACCTCGTCACCCTACTACTGCTTTGGGGGGCATTTCTACTCACCTGTCCGGCGCCTGCGCAACATATGGTTGCCCCGCACACCCAAAGGGAAGAAGGTTATAGAGCGGAAACCCTTCATACATATGAACCCGGTGACTCCGAACAAGGTAGTACTGATTCTACCCTTTCCATTCGTACTTTTTTTACCAAAGGCCACTTTGAAGGCCATATAAGAAACTACACCATGGCCACCACTAATAAAGGGGCACTGTCGGACTATTGGAGTAATGCCACTGGGGGGGCGGTGCACTACACCACGGCCACCTACCACGGCCTGCAGTTGGGGGTGGCCTGGATATTCACCTTTCATACTTTAGGCCCTGACTTAACCACGCCGGACAGCATCAGTGGCAAACTACCTAAGTGGGAACTGGAACTGTATGATGTGAGCCGCCCCGGGGTGGGTAAGGACCTGGACAGGCTGGAGGAACTGTGGCTCTACTACGAAAGACCACGGTGGAATATCAGGATAGGTAAGCAGAACATCAACAAAGGCCCGCTACTGCTGGCTCGTGACGGGCGCATGAAGCCTTTTGTCTATAGAGGGGTATGGATGCAGGGCACCCCGGCAAAGGGACACCGCCTTACGCTGGGAGGGATAGATAAGGTATCGCCCAGGGGCTTTACGGAATGGTACTCCCTCACGGAGGCCATCGGGCTGGCGGGCATGGGGGTGACTCCTGAAGGGGAGCCCTCAGCGTACCATGAACAGGTGGAGACAAAAGGCCTGCTGGTAGCGGGGTATGAAAACACCGTACTCCCTGGCATAAGGCTGTCCTACTGGTCGTACTACCTGCATAACTTATTCACCATGCAATGGGCCCAGGTGGACTACCATCACGAGGGCTTGATCCTTGGGGCGCAGCTTGCCTGTCAGCAACCTCAAAAAGCACAAAGAAACCAGGAGCAGACCACACGCTACATGCAGCCAAATGAAAGAGGGGTGGTGGCTTCTGTGCAGGCGGGCTGGCAAGGTGATCATATTCATCTGACCGCCGCAGCGTTGAGAAGTTTCTCAGAAGGGCGCTTCCTTTGGCCGAAAGAACTGGGTAGGGAGGATTTTTACGTATCGCAGCCCCGGGCCTGGATAGACGGCCTGGGCGATGCCAAGGTCTATTCACTAAAAGGCGTCTACAAGGGGCTACCTCATGGAGGCTGGAACATGAAGCTGCAGCTAAGCCGCTATGACTTACCGGCAGCCGATGAGCTGAACAAGTACCGCAGACCGTCCTTTTACCAGGTGCTGGCAGAGGCAGGCTATACATTTGGCGGCAGATTAAAAGGCCTGGAGCTTACTTTCCTCTACATAGGCCGCTACAGCCCTGCGGAGGAAACCCCTGCCCTGGCCCAAAACTTTTACCGCACAAACTTCCATCACCTGAACCTGGTAACGAATATTGTCTTCTGA
- a CDS encoding STAS domain-containing protein, with protein sequence MEKIPILKINDCLLVSIQVDLYDQLAIDLQNDLLLKVQKTKARGVLIDISALSIVDSFMGHILYQITKVTRLMDATTVVVGMQPAVAITLVELGMDLDGIQTALNVEKGFEWLNQHLSGKD encoded by the coding sequence ATGGAAAAGATACCTATCTTAAAAATTAATGATTGTCTGCTCGTCAGTATTCAGGTAGACCTGTATGACCAACTGGCGATAGACCTTCAGAATGACCTGCTGTTAAAGGTACAGAAGACTAAGGCAAGGGGGGTGCTAATAGATATTTCGGCACTTTCAATTGTAGACAGCTTCATGGGGCACATCCTCTATCAGATCACAAAAGTGACCAGGCTAATGGATGCTACCACCGTAGTGGTAGGAATGCAACCTGCTGTGGCTATAACCCTGGTCGAACTGGGCATGGATCTGGACGGTATACAGACTGCGCTGAATGTTGAAAAAGGCTTTGAGTGGCTTAATCAACATCTTTCCGGCAAGGATTAA
- a CDS encoding STAS domain-containing protein, whose translation MYDYLRSRKSEILKDWVDFQEKEKKIETDILSREEMEEESEAFLVRLLAYLQHEDKAELNSKPYGELKAFLMESARNRAQLGFSPKDTGRFVQSIKEVLLPYIKEACGEDVDRFNAGALVLTTVVDELVVQMFDYYIENREAIIMRQVKEIEEISTPVIQVWDGILALPIIGSMDSTRAQKTMESLLEAIVKLESDIAILDVSGVPTVDSLTAQHLIKTVTAAKLMGATCIISGIRPETAQTIVQLGIDLNEVMTKGSMATALKYGIELMSKSRNGKDTYLKN comes from the coding sequence ATGTATGACTACCTCAGATCGCGGAAAAGTGAGATTTTAAAGGATTGGGTCGATTTTCAGGAAAAGGAAAAGAAGATAGAGACTGACATCCTATCACGTGAGGAAATGGAAGAAGAGAGTGAGGCCTTTCTGGTAAGGTTACTGGCCTATCTGCAGCATGAAGACAAGGCTGAGCTCAACTCCAAGCCTTACGGTGAGCTGAAGGCGTTTCTTATGGAAAGCGCCCGGAATCGTGCTCAACTTGGTTTTTCTCCCAAAGACACCGGACGTTTCGTACAAAGCATTAAGGAAGTTTTGCTCCCTTACATAAAAGAAGCCTGTGGTGAAGATGTAGATAGGTTCAACGCAGGTGCCCTGGTACTTACCACAGTAGTTGATGAGCTGGTCGTTCAGATGTTCGATTACTATATCGAAAACAGGGAGGCCATCATTATGCGGCAGGTAAAGGAAATAGAGGAGATTTCCACCCCTGTTATCCAGGTGTGGGACGGTATCCTGGCCTTGCCTATCATAGGATCGATGGACAGCACCCGTGCACAAAAAACCATGGAGAGCCTGCTCGAAGCCATCGTAAAGCTCGAAAGTGACATTGCTATCCTCGATGTATCCGGTGTGCCCACCGTAGATAGCCTCACCGCCCAGCATCTGATTAAGACAGTGACGGCGGCCAAGCTTATGGGCGCTACTTGTATCATAAGCGGTATACGTCCGGAAACGGCCCAGACCATCGTACAGCTAGGGATAGACCTGAACGAAGTAATGACGAAAGGGTCGATGGCAACTGCACTTAAATACGGAATCGAACTGATGAGCAAGAGCCGCAATGGAAAAGATACCTATCTTAAAAATTAA
- a CDS encoding nucleoside deaminase, with protein sequence MDQFMQEAIAEAQKGYDEGGIPIGSVIVYEGKIIGRGHNKRLQNGSVVLHGEMDAFENAGRQPASVYRECTIYTTLSPCPMCSGAILLYGIPRVIVGENSTFMGAEEHLRAQGVEVEVVDSQECKELMAKFIAEKPEVWNEDIGE encoded by the coding sequence ATGGATCAATTTATGCAGGAGGCGATAGCCGAAGCACAGAAAGGCTACGATGAAGGAGGCATCCCCATAGGCTCAGTGATTGTATATGAGGGTAAGATCATAGGGCGGGGACATAATAAGCGTCTGCAAAATGGCTCGGTGGTACTTCACGGGGAAATGGATGCCTTTGAAAATGCAGGCCGCCAGCCCGCCTCTGTATACCGCGAGTGTACCATATATACTACACTGTCTCCCTGTCCTATGTGCAGCGGAGCCATATTATTATATGGTATTCCCAGGGTTATTGTGGGTGAAAACAGCACCTTTATGGGAGCGGAAGAGCACCTTCGGGCTCAGGGCGTGGAGGTGGAAGTGGTAGATAGCCAGGAGTGCAAAGAACTGATGGCCAAGTTCATTGCCGAAAAACCTGAGGTGTGGAATGAAGATATAGGCGAATAG
- a CDS encoding HNH endonuclease produces the protein MDEEGQPISYSDYANFRGALIQRMGQYCSYCDQKLPASLAVEHVQPKSLTPELEVEWTNFLLGCANCNSSKGDTPINLDDYLWPDIHNTHMAYVYNSDGSIDVSADLEPEIQHRAQNTLDLVGLQKNPNRPSVSDRRWKNRTVTFNKAFSCRLLVDEAVSNGNDLNYIVSLIGELAPESGFFSIWFKAFTGYPTVQEVLVENFIGTDRNAFDENLIPKKRTEVL, from the coding sequence GTGGATGAGGAAGGGCAACCGATCAGCTATTCTGACTATGCCAATTTCAGAGGCGCTTTAATACAGAGAATGGGGCAATACTGTAGTTATTGCGATCAAAAATTGCCTGCCTCTTTGGCGGTAGAGCACGTTCAACCGAAAAGTCTTACACCCGAATTGGAAGTAGAATGGACTAATTTTCTACTGGGGTGCGCAAATTGTAATTCTTCAAAAGGTGATACACCTATAAATTTAGATGATTATCTCTGGCCGGACATTCACAATACCCATATGGCCTATGTGTATAATAGTGATGGCAGTATTGACGTATCAGCTGACTTGGAGCCGGAAATCCAACATAGGGCACAGAACACGCTGGATTTGGTAGGGCTTCAGAAAAATCCGAATAGACCCTCTGTATCTGATAGGCGATGGAAAAACAGGACGGTTACGTTTAATAAAGCATTCTCTTGCCGGTTATTAGTTGATGAGGCGGTAAGTAATGGGAATGATTTAAATTATATAGTAAGTTTAATTGGTGAGTTAGCACCAGAAAGTGGTTTTTTTTCCATCTGGTTTAAAGCTTTTACAGGCTACCCGACTGTTCAGGAGGTTTTAGTAGAAAATTTTATAGGCACTGATCGGAATGCATTTGATGAAAACCTTATTCCTAAAAAGCGAACCGAAGTTTTATAA
- a CDS encoding APC family permease, whose translation MAKEKKLKRSLGFWDVLMFGVGGIVGAGIYAIIGQAAGLSGNMLWVSFIVAAVVALLTGLSYAEFVSRYPDAGGSFEYIKQGLGEKTALFMSIFMVFTGVVAAAAIAISFSEYLSRLWDIPNWTSMVGIIALMAFFNIIGSKYSSYYNGFATIVTLAGLLLVIGVSIPEFGTVDLFKAPSDGAFGSILAGGALIFFSYIGFEDLVKMAEETKKPRKNMPRAVLMSGLIVLVVYVLIAISSLSVLDARELASSSGPLAAVIKTKLGQTGATILAVVALFATSKTVLSNILGTSRLLYDVARDSKIKWLERFTTISGIGNAPNYAIISIALVAIAFGLIGNLKTVASISNIFIFIVFGMVNIALLNFRKKYKGTKDDGDELFKIPLNVNHIPIPTVVALLTLLVLLGYNIANIVGG comes from the coding sequence GTGGCAAAAGAGAAGAAACTAAAAAGAAGTCTGGGATTTTGGGACGTACTTATGTTTGGGGTAGGAGGCATAGTAGGTGCCGGCATTTACGCCATCATCGGACAGGCCGCGGGGCTTAGCGGCAACATGCTTTGGGTCAGTTTCATAGTGGCTGCGGTGGTGGCCCTGCTCACCGGTCTTTCCTATGCGGAGTTCGTTAGCCGATACCCTGACGCAGGCGGTAGTTTCGAATACATCAAGCAGGGGCTGGGTGAGAAGACCGCCTTGTTTATGTCCATCTTCATGGTTTTTACCGGTGTCGTAGCCGCCGCTGCCATCGCCATTAGCTTCTCCGAGTACCTCAGCCGCTTGTGGGACATACCCAACTGGACAAGCATGGTAGGTATCATCGCCCTTATGGCATTTTTCAATATCATAGGCTCCAAGTATAGCTCTTACTACAATGGCTTTGCCACTATCGTTACCCTTGCCGGCCTGTTATTAGTTATTGGTGTGAGCATACCGGAGTTTGGTACCGTAGATTTGTTTAAGGCGCCCTCTGATGGGGCTTTTGGCAGCATACTCGCAGGCGGCGCCCTGATTTTTTTCAGTTATATCGGTTTTGAGGACCTGGTAAAGATGGCAGAAGAGACCAAAAAGCCCCGAAAGAACATGCCCCGCGCTGTCTTAATGAGCGGCCTTATCGTATTGGTGGTCTATGTGCTTATCGCCATCAGTAGCTTAAGTGTGCTGGATGCCCGGGAGCTGGCGTCATCCAGTGGTCCCCTCGCTGCCGTTATCAAGACAAAACTAGGGCAGACCGGAGCTACTATCCTCGCTGTAGTGGCCTTATTTGCTACGAGCAAGACAGTGCTCAGTAACATCCTGGGCACCTCACGCCTCCTGTATGACGTGGCCCGCGATAGCAAGATCAAGTGGCTGGAGCGGTTTACCACCATTAGTGGTATAGGCAATGCCCCTAACTATGCCATAATATCCATAGCCCTGGTGGCTATCGCTTTTGGCCTTATCGGTAACCTGAAGACTGTGGCCAGTATCAGTAATATCTTCATATTCATCGTCTTCGGCATGGTGAACATTGCCCTGCTGAACTTCCGCAAAAAATATAAGGGCACCAAAGATGACGGGGATGAGCTGTTTAAGATTCCCCTCAATGTCAACCACATCCCTATACCCACCGTGGTAGCCCTACTCACCCTGCTTGTATTGCTGGGCTATAATATTGCTAATATCGTAGGGGGGTAG
- a CDS encoding DUF4339 domain-containing protein, with the protein MEYFISDGKNQQGPYSLEDLKMMRLTPDTMIWHEGLDDWQPAKFFSDLRDCFRIATPPPIKKKKKNIGLKLFLVLIILCLGFVFAMESLRSESYFDDKYSIERYEKARPASFLQADGTYRENFWGNRYKIECKVSNKASVASYKDVVVEFTYYSKTKTVLLIEEKVLYEVFPPNSNKTFDLKLDAYSDVSSIGWKVKSAVAL; encoded by the coding sequence ATGGAATACTTTATAAGTGACGGGAAGAACCAGCAGGGTCCTTATTCTCTGGAGGATTTAAAAATGATGCGATTAACCCCGGATACGATGATTTGGCATGAGGGGCTGGATGATTGGCAACCGGCAAAGTTTTTTTCAGATCTTCGCGATTGCTTTCGGATAGCCACACCTCCACCTATTAAAAAGAAGAAGAAAAACATCGGCCTTAAGCTTTTCCTGGTTCTGATCATATTGTGCTTAGGGTTTGTCTTTGCAATGGAATCATTGAGATCAGAAAGCTATTTCGATGATAAGTATTCAATTGAAAGATATGAAAAAGCCAGACCTGCCTCATTCCTGCAGGCAGATGGGACATATAGGGAAAATTTTTGGGGCAATAGGTATAAAATTGAATGTAAAGTCAGTAATAAAGCAAGTGTAGCCAGCTACAAAGATGTGGTGGTAGAATTTACCTATTATAGTAAGACTAAAACCGTTTTGTTAATAGAGGAAAAGGTGCTGTATGAAGTCTTTCCCCCCAACTCAAATAAGACATTTGATCTGAAATTAGATGCCTATAGCGATGTAAGCTCAATTGGATGGAAGGTGAAAAGTGCAGTGGCTCTCTGA
- a CDS encoding DUF3703 domain-containing protein, translating to MKVYTKIPDTLRPYFDKEINAYRQAMQAGDLHQAWRHLERAHVIGQAYPYQHSYAHWKMLQFGFRIKSVREIIGQIPRLLVGGVKSFVGKIPVGNTGGANILPLKPLPIEADIKEMFRAAGVAGR from the coding sequence ATGAAAGTTTATACGAAGATACCCGATACCCTCAGACCATACTTTGACAAAGAGATAAACGCTTACCGGCAGGCCATGCAGGCGGGCGATCTCCATCAGGCGTGGCGCCATCTTGAAAGAGCTCATGTCATCGGGCAGGCCTATCCTTATCAACACTCCTATGCCCATTGGAAGATGCTGCAGTTTGGTTTTCGGATCAAAAGCGTCCGTGAGATAATCGGGCAGATCCCCCGGCTTCTTGTAGGTGGAGTGAAGTCATTTGTTGGCAAAATACCGGTGGGCAATACCGGCGGGGCCAATATACTTCCCTTAAAGCCTCTTCCCATAGAGGCAGATATAAAAGAGATGTTTAGGGCTGCCGGGGTAGCGGGCAGGTAG
- a CDS encoding AAA family ATPase: MRIHKLTLHNFRNFSERSFEFPSLFTVVIGENGKGKSSLLQGMRLAAGTFLLGLDEAERLHIQKEDVRRIATERQFAPQPNCFFRAEGEVSDKPFIWQRTLSRLGGRTDTKDASDIIEEAGRLNSEVNVSLNENTDLPVICFFSTARLWVESKQTINLKKKGSIIKDGYVRCLDMRHDRASALAWVKSNYYKNLKDGRDGGLLEAVLNAISTCVPDWTPEEWDEDYDDLAGTYVTEEGVESYVPLYYLSDGLRTMAHMAAEIAYRCAILNGHHGKEAVINSKGIVLIDEIDMHLHPNWQRTVIHDLKKAFPHIQFVVTTHSPFIVQSAKAEELINLDTFTDANPPQLSLEEVATEIMQVEDIHSVSYEETYKQAEAYFKTLNEGSKKFMTPEESTQYNKKLDEIEKNIEDPAYAAFLKLNRLAKQKK; the protein is encoded by the coding sequence ATGAGAATCCATAAACTGACTCTTCATAATTTTCGAAATTTTTCTGAGCGCTCATTTGAATTTCCCTCTCTCTTTACGGTAGTCATCGGAGAAAACGGAAAAGGAAAAAGCTCCTTGCTTCAAGGCATGAGGTTAGCCGCAGGGACCTTTCTATTAGGGCTTGATGAAGCAGAAAGGTTACATATACAAAAGGAGGACGTCAGGAGAATAGCTACAGAGAGGCAATTTGCCCCGCAGCCAAACTGTTTTTTCAGAGCAGAAGGTGAGGTTAGTGATAAACCATTTATTTGGCAAAGAACCCTTTCGCGGCTTGGGGGTCGTACGGATACAAAAGATGCCAGCGATATTATTGAAGAGGCTGGTAGGCTTAACAGTGAAGTTAATGTTTCATTAAATGAAAATACAGACCTTCCTGTTATATGCTTTTTCAGTACGGCCAGGCTATGGGTGGAATCAAAACAAACCATTAATCTGAAAAAAAAGGGTTCTATCATAAAAGATGGCTACGTAAGGTGTCTGGATATGCGCCATGATCGTGCTTCAGCTCTAGCATGGGTAAAATCTAACTATTACAAAAACCTTAAAGATGGAAGAGATGGTGGTTTACTAGAAGCTGTGCTCAATGCTATTTCTACCTGCGTTCCGGACTGGACCCCTGAAGAATGGGACGAGGACTATGACGACCTGGCAGGCACCTATGTTACTGAAGAAGGCGTAGAATCTTATGTACCCTTATATTATTTAAGTGATGGATTGCGTACCATGGCCCATATGGCTGCGGAGATAGCCTATCGTTGTGCTATACTTAATGGTCACCATGGAAAGGAGGCAGTGATAAACAGTAAGGGAATTGTGCTTATAGACGAGATCGATATGCACCTGCATCCTAACTGGCAAAGAACCGTTATTCACGACCTCAAAAAAGCATTCCCTCATATACAATTTGTCGTTACCACCCACTCCCCCTTTATCGTTCAGTCTGCCAAAGCGGAAGAATTAATTAATCTGGATACCTTTACAGATGCCAACCCGCCTCAACTATCCCTGGAAGAGGTAGCCACGGAAATCATGCAGGTAGAGGATATACATAGTGTTAGTTATGAAGAAACATATAAACAGGCTGAGGCATATTTCAAAACGCTAAATGAGGGCTCAAAAAAATTCATGACACCGGAGGAAAGTACCCAATACAACAAAAAGCTTGACGAGATAGAGAAAAATATAGAAGATCCTGCTTACGCAGCCTTCCTGAAGCTCAATCGTCTGGCGAAACAAAAAAAATAA
- the trxA gene encoding thioredoxin codes for MKGNFQKMISGSQPVLVDFHATWCGPCKMQAPILKEVSAETEGKARILKIDVDRNRQLADKYQVRGVPTLILFKNGKPVWRQSGVAQKHQLIKLINQNA; via the coding sequence ATGAAAGGTAATTTTCAAAAGATGATTTCGGGCAGCCAGCCCGTATTGGTGGATTTTCACGCCACGTGGTGTGGCCCCTGCAAAATGCAGGCACCTATACTCAAAGAAGTGTCTGCAGAGACGGAAGGAAAGGCCAGGATACTTAAGATAGATGTGGACCGTAACCGCCAGCTTGCTGACAAATACCAGGTAAGGGGTGTGCCTACGCTCATCTTATTCAAAAACGGTAAGCCAGTATGGAGGCAATCGGGAGTAGCCCAGAAGCATCAGCTAATAAAGCTGATAAATCAGAATGCCTGA
- a CDS encoding YpsA SLOG family protein → MLQKIVSGGQTGVDMAALVAAWEVGLQTGGWVPADFKNEEGTIQQGLGLNPTPEDRSTYARDLPRSLRTEWNVRDSDATLIIRLDSEEGTDNCKGTLFTEKAAAIYARPSLAILLPDQQQTVDVLTWLDIHDVRILNVAGPSEGAQPGIQQAAYDFLQKLFNEVIKRRSA, encoded by the coding sequence ATGCTTCAAAAAATCGTATCGGGAGGACAAACCGGAGTGGACATGGCGGCTCTAGTGGCAGCCTGGGAGGTGGGGCTGCAAACAGGTGGATGGGTCCCTGCGGACTTTAAAAATGAGGAGGGGACTATACAGCAGGGCCTGGGGCTGAACCCAACGCCTGAGGACAGAAGTACCTACGCACGGGACCTACCACGCTCACTACGAACGGAATGGAACGTGCGTGATAGTGATGCGACGTTAATTATTCGTTTAGATAGTGAGGAAGGGACTGATAATTGTAAAGGAACATTGTTTACCGAAAAGGCGGCGGCTATTTATGCCAGGCCCAGCCTTGCCATACTCTTGCCTGATCAACAACAAACGGTCGATGTACTCACCTGGCTGGACATACATGATGTGAGGATTCTAAATGTCGCGGGACCGTCGGAGGGCGCGCAGCCAGGCATACAGCAGGCTGCTTATGATTTCTTACAAAAATTGTTTAATGAGGTGATCAAGCGACGTAGTGCCTGA